The Myxococcota bacterium genome has a segment encoding these proteins:
- a CDS encoding glycerol-3-phosphate dehydrogenase/oxidase: MDAPALGPAYRNRALARARDEQFDVVIVGGGVTGCGAALDAATRGLRVALIEQRDWAAGTSSRSSKLIHGGLRYLEQLDFGLVREALTEQTAMLTHLCPHLVRPVPFLFPLTHRVWERAYVGTGTLLYDTLAGKRALPRHRHHTRTSALRRFPGLRRDALVGAIEYYDAQFDDARHTVTLARTAAQFGAVALTSTRVVDFTEAGGYVTGANVRCLETGADFVVRGQRVINASGVWTDRVQHLADRGRIRVRASKGIHLVVPRDRIHGDCGLILRTVKSVLFVIPWDQHWIIGTTDTDWNLDLDHPAASRRDIDYLLDLVNRVLVRPLERGDIEGVYAGLRPLLYGETDDTSALSREHAVSESASGLISVAGGKYTTYRVMAKDAIDVAAAKLPQRVPESVTHRTPLVGADGYPGVWNQRERIARDHDLPVQRVEHLLRRYGVLARDVLDAMLEQPDLREPIDGADGYLRAEARYAASHEGALHLEDVLTRRTRISIETFDRGLRAARDVVDLMGEVLGWDDAARRRELEHYDARVAAERESQEQPDDQTADAARHGAPDVRTQGRPEGAELVRVK; this comes from the coding sequence ATGGACGCCCCCGCCCTCGGCCCCGCCTACCGCAACCGCGCGCTCGCGCGCGCGCGCGACGAGCAGTTCGACGTCGTGATCGTCGGCGGCGGCGTCACGGGCTGCGGCGCGGCGCTCGACGCCGCGACGCGCGGGCTTCGCGTCGCGCTGATCGAGCAGCGCGACTGGGCCGCCGGCACGTCGAGCCGCAGCAGCAAGCTCATCCACGGCGGCCTCCGCTACCTCGAGCAGCTCGACTTCGGGCTCGTGCGCGAGGCGCTCACCGAGCAGACCGCGATGCTCACGCACCTGTGCCCGCACCTCGTGCGGCCGGTGCCGTTCCTCTTCCCGCTGACGCACCGCGTCTGGGAGCGCGCCTACGTCGGCACGGGCACGCTGCTCTACGACACGCTGGCCGGGAAGCGCGCGCTGCCGCGCCATCGCCACCACACGCGGACGAGCGCGCTGCGCCGCTTCCCGGGCCTGCGGCGCGACGCGCTCGTCGGCGCGATCGAGTACTACGACGCGCAGTTCGACGACGCCCGCCACACCGTCACGCTCGCGCGCACGGCGGCGCAGTTCGGCGCCGTCGCGCTCACGAGCACACGCGTCGTCGACTTCACCGAAGCGGGCGGCTACGTGACGGGCGCGAACGTCCGCTGTCTCGAGACGGGCGCCGACTTCGTCGTGCGCGGCCAGCGCGTCATCAATGCGAGCGGCGTGTGGACCGACCGCGTGCAGCACCTCGCGGACCGCGGCCGCATCCGCGTGCGCGCGTCGAAGGGCATCCATCTCGTGGTGCCGCGCGACCGCATCCACGGCGACTGCGGGCTCATCCTCCGCACGGTGAAGAGCGTGCTCTTCGTGATTCCCTGGGACCAGCACTGGATCATCGGGACCACGGACACCGACTGGAACCTCGACCTCGACCACCCGGCCGCGAGCCGGCGCGACATCGACTACCTGCTCGACCTCGTCAACCGCGTGCTCGTCCGCCCGCTCGAGCGCGGCGACATCGAGGGCGTGTACGCGGGGCTGCGCCCGCTGCTCTACGGCGAGACGGACGACACGAGCGCGCTCTCGCGCGAGCACGCCGTCTCCGAGTCCGCGTCGGGCCTCATCAGCGTGGCGGGCGGCAAGTACACGACGTACCGCGTGATGGCGAAGGACGCGATCGACGTCGCGGCGGCGAAGCTCCCGCAGCGCGTGCCCGAGTCCGTCACGCATCGCACTCCGCTCGTCGGCGCCGATGGGTATCCCGGCGTGTGGAACCAGCGCGAACGCATCGCGCGCGACCACGACCTCCCCGTCCAGCGCGTCGAGCACCTGCTGCGCCGCTACGGCGTGCTCGCGCGCGACGTGCTCGACGCGATGCTCGAGCAGCCCGACCTGCGCGAGCCGATCGACGGCGCCGACGGCTACCTGCGCGCCGAGGCGCGCTATGCGGCGTCGCACGAGGGCGCGCTGCACCTCGAGGACGTGCTGACGCGCCGCACGCGCATCTCGATCGAGACGTTCGATCGCGGCCTGCGCGCCGCGCGCGACGTGGTCGACCTGATGGGCGAGGTGCTCGGCTGGGACGACGCGGCGCGGCGCCGCGAGCTCGAGCACTACGACGCGCGCGTCGCGGCCGAGCGCGAATCGCAGGAGCAGCCCGACGACCAGACCGCCGACGCCGCGCGCCACGGCGCGCCCGACGTGCGCACGCAGGGGCGCCCCGAAGGCGCCGAGCTCGTCCGCGTGAAGTAG
- a CDS encoding carboxylesterase family protein — MPASPHHVRPRGAAALPTLFALVVACSGDAPPPAPDASSTRALSQGEVVGFAHPDFAAHAWKGLPFAAPPTGELRWRAPRPPASWTGVREAVASASECVQYDPADPDDVIGSEDCLYLDVYAPRLARDAVPTGDARLPVMVWIHGGGNSIGGAAMYDAARLAAEGDVVVVAIQYRLGVLGWLSHPALRAGAATPDDASGNYGTLDAIRALEWVRDEIASFGGDPGNVTIFGESAGGIDVFALLLSPRAKGLFHRAIAQSGVVVSTPRAEAEGYADANPRQVGSNEMLLRWLLEDGLATSRDDAKARIAAMSPAEIESYLRAKSAPELLSIFRDGIGGGMYYVPQIIRDGHVVPDVEPLEAFARPDGHNAVPTIAGTNREETKLFAMMGSPNVRRVFGMPVGVRDTEAFDLEGEYGGLLWKAQGADQPLTAMRSAGRDDVYGYRFDWDEEGTLLWVDLGELLGASHAVEMLFVFGFTDLGRYTDNVFADLPSAERLSRQMRSYWTHFARTGAPGRGADGDLPPWKPWGADADAEKYLVFDSAAGGGLRMEGDAVDVDDVVARLAADPRVTGAEQRCALFRGLVEWSGAFEPEDYAAFEDGACRTWPLELPALPGL; from the coding sequence ATGCCCGCTTCGCCTCACCACGTACGTCCGCGCGGCGCCGCCGCGCTCCCGACCCTGTTCGCGCTCGTCGTCGCGTGCAGCGGCGACGCCCCGCCGCCCGCGCCCGATGCGTCGTCGACGCGCGCGCTGTCGCAGGGGGAGGTCGTCGGCTTCGCGCACCCCGACTTCGCCGCGCACGCCTGGAAGGGGCTCCCCTTCGCCGCGCCGCCGACCGGCGAGCTGCGCTGGCGCGCACCGCGTCCGCCGGCATCCTGGACCGGAGTGCGCGAGGCGGTCGCGTCCGCGAGCGAGTGCGTGCAGTACGACCCGGCCGACCCGGACGACGTCATCGGCAGCGAGGACTGCCTCTACCTCGACGTCTACGCCCCGCGCCTCGCACGCGACGCCGTGCCCACGGGCGACGCGCGCCTCCCGGTGATGGTCTGGATCCACGGCGGCGGCAACTCGATCGGCGGTGCCGCGATGTACGACGCCGCGCGGCTCGCGGCCGAGGGAGACGTCGTCGTCGTCGCCATCCAGTACCGGCTCGGCGTCCTCGGCTGGCTCTCGCACCCCGCGCTGCGCGCCGGCGCGGCGACGCCCGACGACGCGTCGGGCAACTACGGGACGCTCGACGCGATCCGCGCGCTCGAGTGGGTGCGCGACGAGATCGCGTCCTTCGGCGGCGACCCTGGCAACGTCACGATCTTCGGCGAATCGGCGGGCGGGATCGACGTGTTCGCCCTGCTGCTCTCGCCGCGCGCGAAGGGCCTCTTCCACCGCGCGATCGCGCAGAGCGGCGTCGTCGTCAGCACGCCGCGCGCGGAGGCCGAAGGCTATGCCGACGCGAACCCGCGCCAGGTCGGCTCGAACGAGATGCTGCTGCGGTGGCTGCTCGAGGACGGCCTCGCGACGAGCCGCGACGACGCGAAGGCCCGCATCGCCGCGATGTCGCCGGCGGAGATCGAGTCCTACCTGCGCGCGAAGAGCGCGCCCGAGCTGCTCTCGATCTTCCGGGACGGCATCGGCGGCGGCATGTACTACGTCCCGCAGATCATCCGCGACGGGCACGTCGTCCCCGACGTCGAGCCGCTCGAGGCGTTCGCGCGCCCGGACGGCCACAACGCCGTCCCGACGATCGCGGGCACGAACCGCGAGGAGACGAAGCTCTTCGCGATGATGGGCTCGCCGAACGTGCGCCGCGTGTTCGGCATGCCGGTCGGCGTGCGCGACACGGAGGCCTTCGACCTCGAGGGCGAGTACGGAGGCCTCCTCTGGAAGGCGCAGGGCGCCGACCAGCCGCTCACGGCGATGCGGTCGGCCGGGCGCGACGACGTGTACGGCTACCGCTTCGACTGGGACGAGGAAGGGACGCTGCTCTGGGTCGACCTCGGCGAGCTGCTCGGCGCCTCGCACGCCGTCGAGATGCTCTTCGTCTTCGGCTTCACCGACCTCGGCCGGTACACGGACAACGTCTTCGCCGATCTCCCCTCGGCCGAGCGGCTGTCGCGGCAGATGCGCTCGTACTGGACGCACTTCGCGCGCACGGGCGCGCCGGGTCGCGGCGCGGACGGCGACCTGCCGCCGTGGAAGCCGTGGGGCGCCGACGCCGACGCGGAGAAGTACCTCGTCTTCGACAGCGCGGCGGGGGGCGGGCTCCGGATGGAGGGAGACGCGGTCGACGTCGACGACGTCGTCGCGCGGCTCGCGGCCGACCCGCGCGTCACCGGCGCGGAGCAGCGCTGCGCGCTGTTCCGCGGGCTCGTCGAGTGGAGCGGCGCGTTCGAGCCCGAGGACTACGCGGCCTTCGAGGACGGCGCGTGCCGGACCTGGCCGCTCGAGCTGCCCGCACTTCCCGGCCTCTGA
- a CDS encoding PilZ domain-containing protein, whose protein sequence is MTPSSSVLALGDPEGRFAELTQRIRALGFATVRAKAPRDALAAAEERGHRHRVALIESDVPALDLRAALDALRRHPSADHLRILAVGPKPAHDELARLRDAGVERALWEPIGDHALRFELNRCYASPFQPADRDELRAAASWNARIFVAGRQKPGTVYSFSPKGAFVATPRPQMRGAKVVLELPLEGGVVSVGGTVVYANVPGNLRKANLPSGMAVCFEDVRDEERARLREAVAACDGAHRV, encoded by the coding sequence ATGACCCCGTCCTCGAGCGTCCTCGCCCTCGGCGACCCGGAAGGTCGCTTCGCGGAGCTCACGCAGCGCATCCGCGCGCTCGGCTTCGCGACCGTACGGGCGAAGGCGCCGCGCGACGCGCTCGCCGCCGCGGAGGAGCGCGGCCACCGCCACCGCGTCGCGCTGATCGAGTCCGACGTTCCCGCCCTCGACCTCCGCGCCGCGCTCGACGCCCTCCGCCGCCATCCCAGCGCCGACCACCTCCGCATCCTGGCCGTCGGGCCGAAGCCCGCACACGACGAGCTCGCGCGGCTCCGCGACGCGGGCGTCGAGCGCGCCCTCTGGGAGCCGATCGGCGACCACGCGCTCCGCTTCGAGCTCAACCGATGCTATGCGAGCCCCTTCCAGCCCGCGGACCGCGACGAGCTCCGCGCCGCGGCGAGCTGGAACGCGCGCATCTTCGTCGCCGGGCGCCAGAAGCCCGGCACCGTCTACTCGTTCTCGCCGAAGGGCGCGTTCGTCGCGACGCCGCGGCCGCAGATGCGCGGCGCGAAGGTCGTGCTCGAGCTGCCGCTCGAGGGCGGCGTCGTCTCGGTCGGCGGCACGGTCGTGTACGCCAACGTGCCGGGCAACCTGCGCAAGGCGAACCTGCCGTCCGGCATGGCCGTCTGCTTCGAGGACGTCCGCGACGAAGAGCGCGCGCGCCTGCGCGAGGCGGTCGCGGCCTGCGACGGCGCCCACCGCGTCTGA
- a CDS encoding acyl-CoA dehydrogenase family protein, with product MDFNDTPEEAAFRAEARTWLSAHAKLLAPGVAKRNALSETLLTPELIAASKAWQKKKADAGWACITWPKEYGGRGATPMQNVIWGQEEARFDTPPNIFTIGIGMCGPTILAHGTPEQKQKWIPKLLSGEEVWCQLFSEPSAGSDLGGLRTSAVRDGDEWVVNGQKIWTSGAHICDWGILVARHDAGAAKHAGLTYFVLDMHAPGVEIRPITQINGGQGFCEVFFNDVRIPDAHRIDQVGNGWRVAITTLMNERASIGAAGGEKLIDEFVALARSTKVRGRRAIDDAGVRDRIAYFYARSKGVQYTGYRTLTALSRGGMPGPEASLGKLVGGAMTQEMSLFAMDVLGQAGATMGAGDGKFQGNYLGIPGLRIAGGTDEVLRNIIAERVLGLPPETRLDKDVAFKDIPTGPPSK from the coding sequence ATGGACTTCAACGACACGCCCGAAGAAGCCGCCTTCCGCGCCGAGGCGCGCACCTGGCTCTCCGCCCACGCGAAGCTCCTCGCACCCGGCGTCGCGAAGCGCAACGCGCTCTCCGAGACGCTGCTCACGCCCGAGCTGATCGCCGCGTCGAAGGCGTGGCAGAAGAAGAAGGCCGACGCGGGCTGGGCGTGCATCACGTGGCCGAAGGAGTACGGCGGCCGGGGTGCGACCCCGATGCAGAACGTCATCTGGGGCCAGGAGGAGGCGCGCTTCGACACGCCGCCCAACATCTTCACGATCGGCATCGGCATGTGCGGCCCGACGATCCTCGCGCACGGCACGCCCGAGCAGAAGCAGAAGTGGATTCCGAAGCTGCTGTCGGGCGAGGAGGTCTGGTGCCAGCTCTTCAGCGAGCCGTCGGCGGGCAGCGACCTCGGCGGCCTTCGGACGAGCGCGGTGCGCGACGGCGACGAGTGGGTCGTCAACGGCCAGAAGATCTGGACGTCGGGAGCGCACATCTGCGACTGGGGAATCCTCGTCGCGCGCCACGACGCGGGGGCGGCGAAGCACGCGGGCCTCACCTACTTCGTGCTCGACATGCACGCGCCCGGCGTCGAGATCCGGCCCATCACGCAGATCAACGGCGGCCAGGGCTTCTGCGAGGTCTTCTTCAACGACGTGCGCATTCCCGACGCGCACCGCATCGACCAGGTCGGCAACGGCTGGCGCGTGGCGATCACGACGCTCATGAACGAGCGCGCGTCGATCGGCGCGGCCGGCGGCGAGAAGCTGATCGACGAGTTCGTGGCGCTCGCGCGATCGACGAAGGTGCGCGGACGGCGCGCCATCGACGACGCGGGCGTGCGCGATCGCATCGCCTACTTCTATGCGCGCAGCAAGGGCGTGCAGTACACGGGCTACCGCACGCTCACCGCGCTCTCGCGCGGCGGCATGCCGGGCCCGGAGGCGAGCCTCGGCAAGCTCGTCGGCGGCGCCATGACGCAGGAGATGTCGCTCTTCGCGATGGACGTGCTCGGCCAGGCGGGCGCCACGATGGGCGCGGGCGACGGCAAGTTCCAGGGGAACTACCTCGGCATCCCCGGGCTGCGCATCGCGGGCGGCACCGACGAGGTGCTGCGCAACATCATCGCCGAGCGCGTGCTGGGGCTCCCGCCGGAGACGCGGCTCGACAAGGACGTCGCCTTCAAGGACATCCCCACCGGACCGCCGAGCAAGTAG
- a CDS encoding acyl-CoA dehydrogenase family protein, which yields MNFDFSEDQKLLQQTARDYLEANAPLSVCRRVLEGGEPYAKELWNGAAELGWLGTAIPEEYGGAGFGPLELALIAEELGRALAPIPFGPTVYVAAEAIRLAGSEAQKAKYLTRIAAGDAIGTYAFTEDAGQNDVESVAATLEGGAVRGVKQPVPDGAAADFAIVAARSGKGLSLAIVDLAGPGVAREPLASIDPARPLAKLVLDGAPAELLGAEGEGEALAARVLDRAAALMAFEQLGAASAAFENTRAFTLGRYAFGRPIASFQAIKHRLADLWCELELARSNCYWAAWALANDDAELALAACSARIQATRALDLATVEQIQMHGGVGYTWEYDCHLFYRRARWLAAALGGTHAWSDRLVGRLDSAA from the coding sequence ATGAACTTCGACTTCTCGGAGGACCAGAAGCTCCTCCAGCAGACCGCGCGCGACTACCTCGAGGCGAACGCGCCGCTGTCCGTGTGCCGCCGCGTGCTCGAGGGCGGCGAGCCCTATGCGAAGGAGCTGTGGAACGGCGCGGCCGAGCTCGGGTGGCTCGGCACCGCGATCCCCGAGGAGTACGGCGGCGCGGGCTTCGGCCCGCTCGAGCTCGCGCTGATCGCCGAGGAGCTCGGGCGCGCGCTCGCTCCCATTCCCTTCGGCCCGACCGTCTACGTCGCGGCGGAGGCGATCCGGCTCGCGGGCAGCGAGGCGCAGAAGGCGAAGTACCTGACGCGCATCGCGGCCGGCGACGCGATCGGCACGTACGCGTTCACCGAGGACGCGGGACAGAACGACGTCGAATCGGTCGCCGCGACGCTCGAGGGCGGCGCGGTGCGCGGCGTGAAGCAGCCCGTGCCCGACGGCGCCGCGGCGGACTTCGCCATCGTCGCCGCGCGCTCGGGCAAGGGCCTCTCGCTCGCGATCGTCGACCTCGCGGGCCCGGGCGTCGCGCGCGAGCCGCTCGCGTCGATCGACCCCGCGCGCCCGCTCGCGAAGCTCGTGCTCGACGGCGCGCCCGCGGAGCTGCTCGGCGCCGAGGGCGAAGGCGAGGCGCTCGCCGCCCGGGTGCTCGACCGCGCCGCCGCGCTGATGGCGTTCGAGCAGCTCGGCGCCGCGAGCGCCGCATTCGAGAACACGCGCGCGTTCACGCTCGGTCGCTATGCGTTCGGGCGCCCGATCGCGTCGTTCCAGGCGATCAAGCACCGCCTCGCCGACCTGTGGTGCGAGCTCGAGCTCGCGCGCAGCAACTGCTACTGGGCCGCGTGGGCGCTCGCGAACGACGACGCGGAGCTCGCGCTCGCCGCGTGCTCCGCGCGCATCCAGGCGACGCGCGCGCTCGACCTCGCGACGGTCGAGCAGATCCAGATGCACGGCGGCGTCGGATACACGTGGGAGTACGACTGCCACCTGTTCTACCGGCGCGCGCGCTGGCTCGCCGCCGCACTCGGCGGGACGCACGCGTGGAGCGACCGGCTCGTCGGCCGCCTCGACTCCGCGGCCTGA
- a CDS encoding class I SAM-dependent methyltransferase, whose translation MARSTTGASPGKGSKAGSKSARANRARAKHAGAKARDAAKRGALGKRRARTPRARTADKYALYQQAVQDPPEDARFLQRVFTKQVGRPARLLREDFCAAAALSCAWVRAHADNRAIGVDIDPEPLDWGRAHNVASLRPGQAERLQLVQGDVLDDDALEPVDIVCAFNFSYFCFHEREVLGRYFAKSLARLRPGGLLFLDLYGGADAQRTMTETREEEGFDYVWDQDVFDPIHHRVVNYIHFEFSDRSRLERAFRYDWRLWTIPELRDLLREVGFGNVTVFWEGTDAKTGEGNGIYRPAKRAADDPAFVTYLVAGK comes from the coding sequence GTGGCGAGGTCGACGACGGGCGCGAGCCCGGGCAAGGGCTCGAAGGCGGGATCGAAGAGCGCGCGCGCGAACCGCGCGCGCGCGAAGCACGCGGGCGCGAAGGCGCGCGATGCGGCGAAGCGCGGCGCGCTTGGCAAGCGCAGGGCGCGGACGCCGCGCGCGCGCACGGCCGACAAGTACGCGCTCTACCAGCAGGCCGTGCAGGACCCGCCGGAGGATGCGCGCTTCCTCCAGCGCGTGTTCACGAAGCAGGTCGGCCGTCCCGCGCGCCTGCTGCGCGAGGACTTCTGCGCAGCCGCCGCGCTCTCGTGCGCGTGGGTCCGCGCGCACGCGGACAACCGCGCGATCGGCGTCGACATCGACCCCGAGCCGCTCGACTGGGGCCGCGCCCACAACGTCGCTTCGCTCCGGCCCGGACAGGCGGAGCGCCTCCAGCTCGTGCAGGGCGACGTCCTCGACGACGACGCGCTCGAGCCCGTCGACATCGTCTGCGCCTTCAACTTCTCGTACTTCTGCTTCCACGAGCGCGAGGTGCTCGGCCGCTACTTCGCGAAGTCGCTCGCTCGCCTGCGACCGGGCGGCCTGCTGTTCCTCGACCTCTACGGCGGCGCCGACGCGCAGCGCACCATGACGGAGACGCGCGAGGAAGAAGGCTTCGACTACGTCTGGGACCAGGACGTCTTCGACCCGATCCACCACCGCGTCGTGAACTACATCCACTTCGAGTTCTCCGACCGCAGCCGGCTCGAGCGCGCGTTCCGGTACGACTGGCGACTGTGGACGATCCCCGAGCTGCGCGACCTGCTGCGCGAGGTCGGCTTCGGGAACGTGACCGTGTTCTGGGAGGGCACGGACGCGAAGACGGGCGAGGGAAACGGGATCTACCGCCCCGCGAAGCGCGCGGCCGACGACCCGGCCTTCGTCACCTATCTCGTCGCGGGCAAGTAG
- the surE gene encoding 5'/3'-nucleotidase SurE — protein MARRRIVLTNDDGIDEPGLAALARACAALGEVVVVAPVDAHSGVSHRVTEAELAVEERGGGWYAVAGTPADCTRVALHAICPDADWVVAGINAGANVGVDVYVSGTVAAAREAAIHGRPSLAISQYVRRYGAIDWRRTERAAAPVLRRALELGAAPGEYWNANLPDPTGPEGTAAAIRAGEIVECPVDTSPSPVGFERTSRGVAWRADYHARPRRAHHDIDVCFGGRIALTRLRIA, from the coding sequence ATGGCGCGTCGCCGCATCGTGCTCACCAACGACGACGGAATCGACGAGCCCGGACTCGCCGCGCTCGCGCGCGCCTGCGCCGCGCTCGGCGAGGTGGTCGTCGTCGCGCCCGTCGACGCGCACAGCGGCGTGTCGCACCGCGTGACCGAGGCCGAGCTCGCGGTCGAGGAGCGCGGCGGAGGGTGGTACGCGGTCGCCGGCACGCCGGCCGACTGCACGCGCGTCGCACTCCACGCCATCTGTCCCGACGCAGACTGGGTGGTCGCGGGCATCAACGCCGGCGCGAACGTCGGCGTCGACGTGTACGTCTCGGGAACCGTCGCCGCGGCGCGCGAGGCGGCGATCCACGGCCGGCCCTCGCTCGCCATCTCGCAGTACGTGCGGCGCTACGGCGCCATCGATTGGCGGCGCACGGAGCGCGCCGCGGCGCCCGTGCTGCGCCGCGCCCTCGAGCTCGGCGCGGCCCCGGGCGAGTACTGGAACGCGAACCTCCCCGACCCCACCGGCCCCGAGGGCACCGCGGCGGCGATCCGCGCCGGCGAGATCGTCGAGTGCCCGGTGGACACGAGCCCGAGCCCGGTCGGCTTCGAGCGCACGAGCCGGGGGGTCGCGTGGCGCGCCGACTACCACGCGCGGCCGCGCCGCGCGCACCACGACATCGACGTGTGCTTCGGCGGCCGCATCGCGCTCACCCGGCTCCGCATCGCCTAG
- a CDS encoding histidine phosphatase family protein, with translation MSGVRRIFVVRHGETAFNAARVLQTPEVPLSERGRAQARRVAERLRAHPIARVVASDLARAVETAEAIRAATGAPLSLDPLLRERDFGELRGTAYADLAVDPFAPGFVPPGGEGVDVFHARADAAWEAVARGAEGASGDVVVVTHGLVCRAWVERVLGVAGDALARHAFANTCVTEVAIERPWRALRIACAAHLEDAAGAPGAAGPALSASRPGGRA, from the coding sequence GTGAGCGGCGTGCGGCGCATCTTCGTCGTGCGGCACGGCGAGACCGCCTTCAACGCCGCGCGCGTCCTGCAGACGCCCGAGGTGCCGCTGTCGGAGCGCGGCCGCGCGCAGGCGCGTCGCGTCGCCGAGCGGCTGCGCGCGCACCCGATCGCGCGCGTCGTCGCGAGCGATCTCGCGCGCGCCGTCGAGACGGCCGAGGCGATCCGCGCGGCGACGGGCGCACCGCTCTCGCTCGACCCGCTCCTGCGCGAGCGCGACTTCGGCGAACTGCGCGGGACGGCCTACGCCGATCTCGCGGTCGACCCGTTCGCACCCGGCTTCGTCCCGCCCGGCGGCGAGGGCGTCGACGTCTTCCACGCGCGCGCCGACGCCGCCTGGGAGGCCGTCGCGCGCGGCGCGGAGGGCGCGTCGGGCGACGTCGTCGTCGTGACGCACGGGCTCGTGTGCCGGGCCTGGGTCGAGCGCGTGCTCGGCGTCGCGGGCGACGCGCTCGCGCGCCACGCCTTCGCGAACACGTGCGTGACGGAGGTGGCGATCGAGCGGCCGTGGCGCGCGCTGCGGATCGCCTGTGCCGCGCACCTCGAGGATGCGGCCGGCGCGCCCGGCGCCGCCGGGCCGGCGCTCAGCGCGAGCCGCCCCGGCGGAAGAGCATGA